Proteins found in one Canis aureus isolate CA01 chromosome 19, VMU_Caureus_v.1.0, whole genome shotgun sequence genomic segment:
- the ZNF846 gene encoding zinc finger protein 846 isoform X6, whose amino-acid sequence MEVAEELRAGGRGVLQELELQLKTKGSIPLQDISLEKTSDEIQLQERSNAGVKRYGSNICGRAFSGHSFTTHIRQKTSKGNRNGKAFKKNFICTLPKEIPVGEKTSESVQHDKAFGQLSNLTGCKKIQIQEKVCECKDYQRTFVNQSSLKVHMRHHTGEKPYECKECGKAFTRSTGLILHMRIHTGEKPYECKECGKAFIHSSYLTKHIRIHSGEKPYVCKECGKTFTRSSGLVLHVRTHTGEKPYVCKECGKAFNNSSMLNQHVRTHTGEKPYECKQCGKAFTQSSGLTTHLRTHTGEKAYACKECGKAFARSTNLNMHMRTHTGEKPYKCKECGKAFRYSTCLSIHMRTHTGEKPYKCKECGKTFTQSSALAKHLRTKACEKNL is encoded by the exons AATTGGAATTGCAACTCAAAACCAAAGGTTCCATACCACTTCAggatatttctttggaaaaaacatCAGATGAAATACAATTG CAGGAGAGAAGCAATGCTGGAGTGAAACGATATGGCTCTAACATCTGTGGAAGAGCATTTAGTGGACACTCATTTACAACTCACATTCGACAGAAAACTTCTAAGGGTAATCGGAATGgaaaagcctttaaaaagaactttatttgTACTTTGCCCAAGGAAATCCCTGTTGGGGAGAAAACTTCTGAGAGTGTTCAACATGATAAAGCCTTTGGTCAGCTTTCAAATCTTACTGGATGCAAGAAAATTCAGATACAAGAGAAAGTGTGTGAATGCAAAGATTATCAGAGAACTTTTGTTAATCAGTCATCCCTGAAGGTACACATGAGACAccacactggagaaaaaccatatgaatgtaaagaatgtgggaaagcctttactCGATCCACAGGACTTATTTTACACATGCGAATTCACAcgggagaaaaaccatatgaatgtaaggaatgtggaaaagcttttattcattcttcataCCTTACAAAACACATAAGAATTCACAGTGGAGAAAAGCCATATGTATGTAAGGAGTGTGGGAAAACTTTTACTCGTTCCTCAGGACTTGTCTTACACGTGCGAAcacacactggagagaaaccctatgtatgtaaggaatgtgggaaagcctttaatAATTCTTCGATGCTCAATCAGCATGTAAGGACacacactggagagaagccctatgAATGCAAGCAATGTGGGAAAGCTTTCACTCAGTCATCAGGCCTGACCACACATTTAAgaactcacactggagagaaggCCTATGcatgtaaagaatgtgggaaagcttTTGCTCGTTCTACAAATCTTAACATGCACATGCGAACACATACTGGAGAAAAGCCgtacaaatgtaaagaatgtgggaaagcctttagaTACTCCACATGCCTTAGTATTCACATGCgaactcacactggagagaaaccatacaaatgtaaggaatgtgggaaaaccTTCACTCAATCTTCGGCACTTGCTAAACATTTAAGAACTAAGGCATGTGAAAAAAACCTGTAA